A single region of the Thermodesulfatator indicus DSM 15286 genome encodes:
- a CDS encoding prepilin peptidase has protein sequence MLETTVVEILAVFIFGALVGSFLNVCAYRLPKEESVIRPGSRCPHCKSPIKWYDNIPILSFLWLRGRCRNCGGQISWRYPLVELITALLSVAVYLRFGLTPAYLGFFFLVAALWVASLIDLEHQIIPDEISLIGILVGLAFSLYNPLTTPTDALLGALCGAGGLYLLAEFYYFFTKREGLGGGDLKLLAMIGAFLGVKSLIPVVFLASLVGAVIGIALALWQKAKDKRTFAIPFGPFLSLGAVVYLFFAPYLKPFFPWL, from the coding sequence ATGCTAGAAACAACAGTTGTAGAAATTTTGGCCGTTTTTATCTTCGGAGCCCTGGTGGGAAGCTTTCTGAATGTTTGTGCCTACCGGCTCCCTAAAGAAGAATCAGTTATCAGGCCTGGTTCTCGTTGTCCTCACTGCAAGTCCCCTATCAAGTGGTATGATAACATCCCCATCTTGAGTTTTCTCTGGTTGCGAGGACGCTGCCGAAATTGTGGTGGCCAAATATCTTGGCGTTATCCCTTAGTGGAATTGATTACGGCCCTTCTTTCCGTAGCTGTATATCTTCGTTTTGGCTTAACTCCGGCTTACCTGGGGTTTTTCTTTCTGGTAGCGGCTCTGTGGGTAGCAAGTCTTATTGACCTGGAACACCAGATAATCCCCGATGAGATAAGCCTTATAGGTATTTTGGTCGGGTTGGCTTTTTCCCTTTACAATCCGCTTACAACTCCTACGGACGCTTTGCTTGGTGCTCTTTGTGGAGCTGGAGGGTTATATCTTCTTGCCGAATTCTATTACTTTTTCACCAAACGAGAGGGCCTTGGCGGAGGAGACCTTAAACTCCTGGCCATGATAGGCGCTTTTCTCGGTGTAAAAAGCTTAATACCTGTAGTATTCCTGGCCTCGTTGGTAGGAGCCGTAATAGGGATTGCCCTAGCCCTATGGCAAAAAGCCAAAGATAAACGCACTTTTGCCATTCCCTTTGGGCCCTTTCTTTCCTTAGGGGCTGTGGTGTACTTGTTCTTTGCTCCTTATTTGAAACCTTTCTTCCCCTGGCTATAG